The following coding sequences lie in one Stigmatopora nigra isolate UIUO_SnigA chromosome 4, RoL_Snig_1.1, whole genome shotgun sequence genomic window:
- the LOC144195188 gene encoding Rieske domain-containing protein-like, protein MSSDEENRKSCQSSSSLPFRPPSLPLRPPPSSHLVGKRDDIIRRGRITMLVNEKREVLVVYRDGKFHAMDMRCYHAGGALENGDIEEFNGRVCIVCPWHKYKITLMEGEGLYQAVDNPTVKPLKYHWRSKGVKQRVHKVTEVNGNVYVTLNDSKEPIESDYYQSDTYRTNMKIKKTARD, encoded by the exons ATGTCCTCTGATGAGGAGAATCGGAAAAGCTGTCAGTCTTCATCATCTCTACCTTTCCGCCCACCCTCTCTTCCTCTTCGTCCTCCACCTTCTTCTCATTTGGTTGGCAAACGTGATGACATAATTAGACGTGGGCGAATTACCATGCTGGTGAATGAAAAGAGGGAAGTCCTCGTGGTGTACCGTGATGGAAAGTTCCACGCCATGGATATGCGCTGTTATC ATGCAGGCGGTGCTTTAGAGAATGGGGACATTGAG GAGTTCAACGGGCGCGTATGCATAGTGTGTCCGTGGCACAAATACAAGATCACTCTGATGGAAGGCGAGGGGCTCTACCAAGCTGTGGACAACCCCACTGTCAAACCTCTGAAATACCACTGGCGTTCAAAGGGTGTCAAACAACGGGTCCACAAAGTCACTGAAGTGAACGGAAACGTCTACGTCACACTGAATGATTCCAAAGAGCCCATCGAATCAGATTACTACCAGAGTGACACATACAGGACcaacatgaaaattaaaaaaacagctagAGACTGA
- the LOC144195494 gene encoding general transcription factor IIH subunit 3-like isoform X1 translates to MASEEEINLLVIVVDVNPIWWGQQAQREPQFTLSKCMDAAIVMANAHVAMSRNNKLAVIASHCNDSHFLYPPKSEPGSDGTLDDTCCSGDGKYELLSVANKIIADQIKKLMSNIEVTGGSTDTLLAGSLAKALCYINRITKELEVGQEVKSRILVIKAADDSALQYMNFMNVIFAAQKQSILIDACVLESDSGLLQQACDITGGLYLKIPQKAALAQYLLWVFLPDGEQRSQLLLPPPVHVDYRAACFCHRNLIQIGYVCSVCLSIFCNFSPICTTCETAFKIQLPQMVKGKKKKLKAS, encoded by the exons ATGGCATCAG AAGAAGAAATCAATTTGCTGGTCATCGTTGTGGACGTAAACCCAATTTGGTGGGGTCAGCAAGCCCAGCGAGAGCCCCAA TTCACACTGTCCAAATGTATGGACGCTGCCATCGTGATGGCCAACGCACACGTGGCCATGAGCAGGAATAACAAGTTGGCCGTTATCGCCAGCCATTGCAACGACAG tcacTTCCTGTATCCACCTAAGAGTGAACCTGGCAGTGACGGCACCCTCGACGATACCTGCTGCAGCGGCGATGGCAAATATGAACTGCTGTCTGTCGCCAACAAAATCATTGCTGACCAAATTAAGAAGTTGATGTCCAACA TTGAAGTGACTGGAGGTTCCACCGACACTTTGCTGGCCGGATCTCTCGCCAAAGCTCTCTGTT ATATTAACAGAATAACAAAGGAACTTGAAG tGGGACAGGAGGTCAAGTCTAGAATTTTG GTGATAAAGGCAGCAGACGACAGCGCCTTGCAGTACATGAACTTCATGAATGTCATATTTGCCGCCCAAAAGCAG AGCATCCTGATAGATGCATGCGTGCTGGAGTCTGACTCGGGGCTCCTACAACAA GCTTGCGATATAACGGGTGGATTATACCTGAAGATCCCCCAGAAGGCGGCTCTGGCACAATACTTACTG TGGGTCTTCCTGCCTGATGGTGAGCAGCGTTCGCAACTGCTGCTGCCACCGCCAGTCCACGTGGACTACAGGGCGGCATGCTTCTGCCATCGCAACCTTATCCAGATTGGTTACGTTTGCTCTGTCTGCCTGTCCA TATTCTGCAACTTTAGCCCCATCTGTACAACTTGCGA GACTGCTTTCAAAATCCAGCTCCCACAGATGGTCAAAGGCAAAAAGAAGAAACTCAAAGCCTCATGA
- the LOC144195494 gene encoding general transcription factor IIH subunit 3-like isoform X2: MASEEEINLLVIVVDVNPIWWGQQAQREPQFTLSKCMDAAIVMANAHVAMSRNNKLAVIASHCNDSHFLYPPKSEPGSDGTLDDTCCSGDGKYELLSVANKIIADQIKKLMSNIEVTGGSTDTLLAGSLAKALCYINRITKELEVGQEVKSRILVIKAADDSALQYMNFMNVIFAAQKQACDITGGLYLKIPQKAALAQYLLWVFLPDGEQRSQLLLPPPVHVDYRAACFCHRNLIQIGYVCSVCLSIFCNFSPICTTCETAFKIQLPQMVKGKKKKLKAS; encoded by the exons ATGGCATCAG AAGAAGAAATCAATTTGCTGGTCATCGTTGTGGACGTAAACCCAATTTGGTGGGGTCAGCAAGCCCAGCGAGAGCCCCAA TTCACACTGTCCAAATGTATGGACGCTGCCATCGTGATGGCCAACGCACACGTGGCCATGAGCAGGAATAACAAGTTGGCCGTTATCGCCAGCCATTGCAACGACAG tcacTTCCTGTATCCACCTAAGAGTGAACCTGGCAGTGACGGCACCCTCGACGATACCTGCTGCAGCGGCGATGGCAAATATGAACTGCTGTCTGTCGCCAACAAAATCATTGCTGACCAAATTAAGAAGTTGATGTCCAACA TTGAAGTGACTGGAGGTTCCACCGACACTTTGCTGGCCGGATCTCTCGCCAAAGCTCTCTGTT ATATTAACAGAATAACAAAGGAACTTGAAG tGGGACAGGAGGTCAAGTCTAGAATTTTG GTGATAAAGGCAGCAGACGACAGCGCCTTGCAGTACATGAACTTCATGAATGTCATATTTGCCGCCCAAAAGCAG GCTTGCGATATAACGGGTGGATTATACCTGAAGATCCCCCAGAAGGCGGCTCTGGCACAATACTTACTG TGGGTCTTCCTGCCTGATGGTGAGCAGCGTTCGCAACTGCTGCTGCCACCGCCAGTCCACGTGGACTACAGGGCGGCATGCTTCTGCCATCGCAACCTTATCCAGATTGGTTACGTTTGCTCTGTCTGCCTGTCCA TATTCTGCAACTTTAGCCCCATCTGTACAACTTGCGA GACTGCTTTCAAAATCCAGCTCCCACAGATGGTCAAAGGCAAAAAGAAGAAACTCAAAGCCTCATGA
- the LOC144195575 gene encoding rab5 GDP/GTP exchange factor-like produces MWTDKQRGIRLSQQKLMCKNSCGYYGNPLWNGFCSKCWKDRARPAEAHRQDARVTGDGTPPTFSKFEEKKNLEKGRRVNTMRRLFWGTPSPPKPESSDSQMKVLKAYQMLEPGDFTGFLKILRSPSSQRLQSRCTAFLNTMEAYHDLPIQKHSDLVQDFYQSFAHYFSTFSDAELTQTMEHVEKLTMTRLHKWVFCHDSCDDEQKDLTLQRRIRSLNWVTPLMLGVPFPEVQSTITGDPFLPAITAIIEMDAKRAPQDKLVCVSKCSQHVFEALSVSNSEPANADDFLSALVYVMLKANPPRLHSNMQYVIRFGLPHSLMAGETGYYFTNLSCAVAFIEKLDGPALNLSQEEFESYMRRGQASVVRGGRQDAARETHRLLDELTERQEQLDRGVGDLNVQLRTWVQAVHTQIDQATSRLTVAQEELRDVSSSSSSPETTTVEHLVLTDANAGPPDSDC; encoded by the exons ATGTGGACTGACAAGCAGCGAGGCATTCGACTGTCACAGCAGAAACTCATGTGCAAGAATTCCTGTGGTTACTATGGCAACCCCCTATGGAACGGCTTCTGCTCCAAGTGCTGGAAGGACCGAGCGCGGCCCGCTGAAGCCCATCGACAAGATGCCAG GGTTACAGGTGACGGCACGCCACCGACCTTCTCCAAGTTTGAAGAGAAGAAGAATTTGGAGAAGGGTCGTCGTGTAAACACTATGAGACGACTGTTTTGGGGCACCCCGTCCCCTCCCAAGCCGG AATCTTCAGACAGCCAGATGAAAGTGCTAAAAGCCTATCAGATGCTGGAACCCGGTGACTTCACTGGTTTCCTCAAGATATTGCGTAGCCCATCCTCTCAGCGTCTACAGTCTCGTTGCACAGCTTTTCTCAACACAATGGAGGCCTACCAT GATCTGCCAATACAGAAGCATTCAGACCTCGTGCAAGACTTTTACCAGTCATTTGCTCACTATTTCAGCA ctttttcagATGCTGAGCTTACACAGACGATGGAGCACGTGGAGAAGCTCACCATGACACGCTTGCACAAGTGGGTCTTCTGCCATGACAGCTGTGATGACGAGCAAAAGGACCTGACCCTGCAAAGGAGGATACG TTCTTTAAACTGGGTCACACCGCTAATGCTCGGCGTACCCTTTCCGGAAGTGCAGAGTACCATCACTGGCGATCCCTTTCTACCTGCCATAACAGCCATTATTGAGATGGACGCCAAGCGGGCACCTCAGGACAAACTGGTGTGTGTTTCCAAGTGCAGCCAGCACGTGTTTGAAGCACTCTCCGTCTCCAACAGCGAGCCGGCCAACGCCGACGACTTCCTGTCCGCCTTGGTATATGTGATGCTGAAGGCAAACCCTCCTCGCCTACACTCCAACATGCAATACGTCATCCGCTTCGGCCTGCCGCACAGCCTCATGGCCGGAGAGACCGGTTATTACTTCACCAACCTG TCCTGCGCTGTCGCCTTCATTGAAAAACTGGACGGCCCGGCGCTTAACCTCAGCCAGGAGGAGTTCGAGAGCTACATGCGCCGTGGGCAGGCCTCGGTGGTAAGAGGCGGGCGGCAGGATGCAGCTCGTGAGACACACCGCCTGCTGGATGAACTGACGGAACGCCAGGAGCAACTGGATCGTGGCGTGGGCGACCTCAACGTACAGCTGCGGACATGGGTGCAAGCCGTTCATACCCAGATTGACCAGGCCACGTCCCGGCTTACAGTGGCACAGGAGGAGTTGAGGGATGTCTCTTCATCATCTTCCTCTCCTGAAACAACCACCGTAGAGCATCTGGTGCTTACGGATGCAAATGCAGGGCCTCCAGACTCAGACTGTTAA
- the LOC144195495 gene encoding 26S proteasome non-ATPase regulatory subunit 9-like — translation MQCNNQEITMIMTDQNNPEASVDDVKNLIKKKDDIEEQIQAYYDVLEDQGVGLTGDLIDAEGYPRSDVNLYQIRNARHNISCLQNDHKAIMVDIEDALHRLHAREKVKRREDQAWSPEETTERRDGLPPAFARVDAVTQGSPASAAGLKVGDEVIEFGSVNSGNFQSLHNIASVVQHSEGKSLRVTVVREGQKANMSLTPQRWSGQGLMGCKIVPMPPP, via the exons ATGCAATGTAACAACCAAGAGATCACCATGATAATGACAGACCAAAACAACCCTGAAGCGTCTGTGGATGATGTTAAAAACcttattaaaaagaaagatGACATCGAAGAGCAGATTCAAGCATACTACGACGTCCTGGAAGAC caaGGCGTCGGACTTACTGGTGACTTAATTGACGCAGAAGGCTACCCCAGATCCGATGTCAATTTGTACCAAATACGAAACGCCAGACACAATATTTCAT GCCTGCAGAATGACCACAAGGCCATCATGGTGGATATCGAGGATGCCTTGCACAGGCTGCACGCTCGTGAGAAAGTCAAGCGTCGGGAGGACCAGGCGTGGTCGCCCGAGGAGACCACGGAGCGGCGGGACGGTCTCCCACCAGCCTTTGCGCGCGTGGATGCTGTCACTCAGGGATCACCCGCCTCTGCGGCC GGCCTGAAAGTAGGAGATGAAGTTATTGAGTTTGGTTCGGTGAACAGTGGCAACTTCCAAAGCCTCCACAACATTGCCTCTGTGGTGCAGCACAGCGAAGGG AAATCACTACGAGTGACGGTGGTCCGCGAGGGTCAGAAAGCCAACATGAGTTTGACTCCACAGCGATGGTCTGGCCAGGGTCTGATGGG ATGCAAGATTGTCCCCATGCCGCCACCATGA